One segment of Bradysia coprophila strain Holo2 unplaced genomic scaffold, BU_Bcop_v1 contig_561, whole genome shotgun sequence DNA contains the following:
- the LOC119083097 gene encoding malate synthase, glyoxysomal-like — translation MLPHLFKAVGLFRLANKQSVVSRYTLQSIMSQSYSTNIKIIPSVDSKYEEILTDDSLKFLEKLHDKFEPARKNLLLQRVARQKELNDGQRPDFLDSTKQIRESKWSVASLPKPLLKRRVEITGPVDRKMVINALNSGADCYMADFEDSSTPTWTNLLDGQVNLKDAIRRQIDFKVPATGKEYKLNAEHATLMVRPRGWHLDEKNISVNGARMSGSLFDFGLYFYHNAKELLKRGYGPYFYLPKLENHLEARLWNDVFVFAQNELGVPNGSIKATVLIETILAAFEMDEILYELREHSAGLNAGRWDYIFSCIKKFQNRKDFVFADRHFITMTSPFMRAYALLLIQTCHKRGACAMGGMSALIPIKNDPTANEKALKGVREDKRRDASDGSDGGWVAHPGLVDLAMQEMVNVLGPTKTNQIEKQLNVKITAEDLLNFGPSSPISEKGLRVNVSIALQYLAAWLAGTGCVPIFNMMEDAATAEISRSQIWQWIHSPKGILDDGRKVTVEMVNSIVAEEMAALKVNSKLPFEKAALVFSQISTAPKFEEFLTLPLYEQF, via the exons ATGTTGCCACATCTATTCAAGGCTGTTGGTTTATTTCGTTTAGCAAATAAACAGTCAGTCGTCAGCCGCTATACGCTACAAAGCATCATGTCGCAGTCATATTCAACGAACATCAAGATTATTCCATCTGTGGATTCGAAATACGAGGAAATATTGACCGACgattcgttaaaatttttggaaaaacttcACGACAAATTTGAACCGGCTCGaaaaaatctactacttcaacgTGTTGCTCGGCAGAAAGAGTTAAACGATGGGCAGCGACCGGATTTCTTAGATTCAACGAAACAGATTCGGGAATCAAAATGGTCTGTCGCATCGCTGCCGAAGCCATTGTTGAAACGAAGAGTTGAAATTACCGGACCGGTCGATCGGAAAATGGTTATCAATGCTCTCAATTCCGGTGCAG ATTGTTACATGGCCGATTTTGAAGATTCGTCTACCCCGACATGGACAAATTTGTTGGATGGACAGGTTAACTTAAAAGATGCTATTCGTCGTCAGATTGATTTCAAGGTGCCAGCGACTGGGAAAGAATACAAGTTGAATGCGGAACATGCTACGCTGATG GTTCGTCCGAGGGGATGGCATCTAGATGAGAAAAACATTTCGGTTAATGGCGCCAGAATGTCCGGTAGTCTTTTCGACTTTGGCCTTTACTTTTACCATAACGCCAAAGAGCTGCTGAAACGGGGATACGGTCCG TATTTCTACTTGCCGAAATTGGAAAACCACTTGGAAGCTCGTCTCTGGAACGATGTGTTTGTCTTCGCTCAGAACGAACTCGGTGTTCCCAACG GTAGCATCAAAGCCACCGTTCTAATCGAGACAATTTTGGCAGCTTTCGAGATGGACGAAATATTGTATGAATTGCGGGAACATTCTGCTGGGCTCAACG CCGGTCGTTGGGACTACATTTTTTCGTGcatcaagaaatttcaaaaccGAAAAGACTTTGTCTTCGCTGACAGACATTTCATCACAATGACGTCACCTTTTATGCGAGCCTACGCCTTGCTGTTGATTCAAACTTGCCATAAACGGGGAGCATGCGCAATGGGCGGAATGAG TGCTCTAATTCCGATAAAGAATGATCCGACAGCGAACGAAAAGGCTCTGAAAGGTGTGCGCGAAGATAAGCGTCGTGACGCAAGTGACGGTTCCGATGGTGGATGG GTCGCTCATCCCGGGCTCGTGGACTTGGCGATGCAAGAAATGGTAAACGTGCTCGGTCCAACAAAAACGAACCAAATCGAAAAGCAACTGAATGTGAAGATCACGGCAGAGGATCTGCTCAACTTTGGACCAAG TTCCCCGATTTCCGAAAAAGGATTGAGAGTCAACGTAAGCATTGCTCTACAATACCTTGCGGCTTGGCTGGCCGGTACTGGTTGT GTGCCCATTTTCAATATGATGGAAGACGCGGCTACAGCTGAAATCAGTCGATCGCAAATTTGGCAATGGATCCATTCGCCGAAGGGTATCTTGGACGATGGACGGAAAGTGACGGTTGAAATGGTCAATTCGATTGTTGCTGAGGAAATGGCTGCATTGAAAGTGAACAGTAAACTGCCGTTTGAGAAAGCTGCCCTCGTCTTCTCGCAGATCTCTACAGCTCCCAAGTTTGAGGAGTTTCTTACGCTACCGCTCTATGAGCAATTTTAG